A part of Oryctolagus cuniculus chromosome 4, mOryCun1.1, whole genome shotgun sequence genomic DNA contains:
- the LOC100008606 gene encoding interferon-induced GTP-binding protein Mx1 isoform X1, producing MTRTQRRRRHRRKMVQSGVESRSPDSAAEPSAATLNGDAHPAESAQPRGPENNLYAQYEERVRPCIDLIDSLRALGVEQDLALPAIAVIGDQSSGKSSVLEALSGVALPRGSGIVTRCPLVLRLKKLPAEAEWRGRVSYQDQEVELCDPAQVEPAVTKAQNVIAGEGLGISSELISLEVSSPLVPDLTLIDLPGITRVAVGGQPADIGHQIKALIRKYIQRQETINLVVVPSNVDIATTEALSMAQEVDPDGDRTIGILTKPDLVDRGTEDKVVDVARNLVFHLKKGYTVVKCRGQQDIQERLSLEQALQRERAFFQEHPHFRVLLEEGRATVPSLAERLSTELIEHICKTLPLLEKQIKQNHEQCTEELQKFGVDIPEDDSDRLLFLIDKINAFNQDITALIQGEEVVRENETRLFTKLRAEFCKWESVIEKNFKAGSSNIRNQLWKFENQYRGRELPGFVNFKTFETIVKQHIRALELPAQDMLHRVTDMVRAAFTDVSERNFHEFFNLHKTTKSKIEDIRLEQEKEAEREIRLHFRVEQVVYCQDQVYRGALKKVREAEAEEEKKSQRFRGSSSGLGSSQDSCSLAEIIEHLVAYYQETGSRLSSLVPMLVQFFVLQSYGQELQKSMLQLLHNKENCGWLLRERSDTSTKRRFLKERLARLAQARRRLAKFPG from the exons ATGACGCG CACACAGCGTCGCAGGAGACACCGGAGGAAGATGGTGCAGTCTGGGGTGGAATCCAGGAGTCCGGATTCAGCCGCTGAGCCCAGTGCAGCGACACTGAATGGAGACGCTCACCCGGCAGAGAGCGCGCAGCCCAGG GGGCCTGAGAACAACCTGTACGCCCAGTACGAGGAGAGGGTGCGCCCGTGCATCGACCTCATCGACTCCCTGCGGGCCCTGGGCGTGGAGCAGGACCTGGCGCTGCCCGCCATCGCCGTCATCGGGGACCAGAGCTCGGGCAAGAGCTCCGTGCTGGAGGCCCTGTCGGGTGTggccctccccaggggcagcg GCATTGTCACGCGGTGCCCTCTGGTGCTGAGGCTGAAGAAGCTGCCCGCGGAAGCCGAGTGGAGGGGCCGGGTCAGCTACCAGGACCAGGAGGTGGAGCTCTGCGACCCCGCGCAGGTGGAGCCCGCAGTGACTAAAG CCCAGAACGTGATcgccggggaggggctgggcatcagCTCCGAGCTCATCAGCCTGGAGGTCAGCTCCCCGCTCGTGCCGGACCTGACCCTCATCGACCTGCCCGGCATCACCAGGGTGGCCGTGGGCGGCCAGCCCGCGGACATCGGGCACCAG ATCAAGGCGCTCATCAGGAAATACATCCAGAGGCAGGAGACCATCAACCTGGTCGTGGTCCCCAGCAACGTGGACATCGCCACCACCGAGGCGCTGAGCATGGCCCAGGAGGTGGACCCCGATGGGGACAGGACCATTG GCATCCTGACGAAGCCTGACCTGGTGGACAGGGGCACGGAGGACAAGGTGGTGGACGTGGCGCGGAACCTCGTGTTCCACCTGAAGAAGGGCTACACGGTGGTGAAGTGCCGCGGGCAGCAGGACATCCAGGAGCGGCTGAGCCTGGAGCAGGCCCTGCAGAGGGAGCGGGCCTTCTTCCAGGAGCACCCCCACTTCAG GGTTCTTctggaggagggcagggccaCGGTGCCCAGCCTGGCCGAGAGACTGAGCACCGAGCTGATTGAACACATCTGT AAAACGCTGCCCCTGTTGGAGAAGCAGATCAAGCAGAACCACGAGCAGTGCACGGAGGAGCTGCAGAAGTTCGGCGTGGACATCCCCGAGGACGACAGCGACAGGCTGCTCTTCCTGATTGAC AAAATCAACGCATTTAATCAGGACATCACTGCCCTCAttcaaggggaggaggtcgtccgGGAGAACGAAACCCGGCTGTTCACCAAGCTGAGGGCCGAGTTCTGCAAATGGGAGAGCGTGATCGAGAAGAATTTCAAGGCAG GTTCTAGTAACATCCGGAACCAACTGTGGAAGTTTGAAAACCAGTACCGTGGCCGAGAGCTGCCGGGATTTGTGAACTTTAAGACGTTTGAGACGATTGTGAAACAGCACATCAGAGCCCTAGAGTTGCCGGCTCAGGACATGCTGCACAGGGtgacag ACATGGTGCGCGCCGCCTTCACAGATGTGtcagagagaaacttccatgagTTCTTCAACCTGCACAAGACCACCAAG TCCAAAATCGAGGACATCCGCCTGGAACAGGAGAAGGAGGCCGAGCGCGAGATCCGGCTGCACTTCCGGGTGGAGCAGGTCGTCTACTGCCAGGACCAGGTGTACCGGGGCGCGCTGAAGAAGGTCCGGGAGGCGGAGGCCGAGGAGGAGAAGAAGTCTCAGAGGTTCCGCGGCTCCTCCTCCGGACTCGGCTCCTCCCAGGACTCCTGCTCCTTGGCCGAAATCATCGAGCACCTGGTGGCCTACTACCAG GAGACGGGCAGCCGCCTGTCCAGCCTGGTCCCGATGCTCGTGCAGTTCTTCGTGCTGCAGTCCTAcgggcaggagctgcagaagtccatgctgcagctgctgcacaACAAGGAGAACTGCGGCTGGCTGCTGAGAGAGCGCAGCGACACCAGCACCAAGAGGAGGTTCCTGAAGGAGCGGCTGGCGcggctggcccaggcccggcgCCGGCTCGCCAAGTTCCCGGGCTGA
- the LOC100008606 gene encoding interferon-induced GTP-binding protein Mx1 isoform X2 — protein sequence MVQSGVESRSPDSAAEPSAATLNGDAHPAESAQPRGPENNLYAQYEERVRPCIDLIDSLRALGVEQDLALPAIAVIGDQSSGKSSVLEALSGVALPRGSGIVTRCPLVLRLKKLPAEAEWRGRVSYQDQEVELCDPAQVEPAVTKAQNVIAGEGLGISSELISLEVSSPLVPDLTLIDLPGITRVAVGGQPADIGHQIKALIRKYIQRQETINLVVVPSNVDIATTEALSMAQEVDPDGDRTIGILTKPDLVDRGTEDKVVDVARNLVFHLKKGYTVVKCRGQQDIQERLSLEQALQRERAFFQEHPHFRVLLEEGRATVPSLAERLSTELIEHICKTLPLLEKQIKQNHEQCTEELQKFGVDIPEDDSDRLLFLIDKINAFNQDITALIQGEEVVRENETRLFTKLRAEFCKWESVIEKNFKAGSSNIRNQLWKFENQYRGRELPGFVNFKTFETIVKQHIRALELPAQDMLHRVTDMVRAAFTDVSERNFHEFFNLHKTTKSKIEDIRLEQEKEAEREIRLHFRVEQVVYCQDQVYRGALKKVREAEAEEEKKSQRFRGSSSGLGSSQDSCSLAEIIEHLVAYYQETGSRLSSLVPMLVQFFVLQSYGQELQKSMLQLLHNKENCGWLLRERSDTSTKRRFLKERLARLAQARRRLAKFPG from the exons ATGGTGCAGTCTGGGGTGGAATCCAGGAGTCCGGATTCAGCCGCTGAGCCCAGTGCAGCGACACTGAATGGAGACGCTCACCCGGCAGAGAGCGCGCAGCCCAGG GGGCCTGAGAACAACCTGTACGCCCAGTACGAGGAGAGGGTGCGCCCGTGCATCGACCTCATCGACTCCCTGCGGGCCCTGGGCGTGGAGCAGGACCTGGCGCTGCCCGCCATCGCCGTCATCGGGGACCAGAGCTCGGGCAAGAGCTCCGTGCTGGAGGCCCTGTCGGGTGTggccctccccaggggcagcg GCATTGTCACGCGGTGCCCTCTGGTGCTGAGGCTGAAGAAGCTGCCCGCGGAAGCCGAGTGGAGGGGCCGGGTCAGCTACCAGGACCAGGAGGTGGAGCTCTGCGACCCCGCGCAGGTGGAGCCCGCAGTGACTAAAG CCCAGAACGTGATcgccggggaggggctgggcatcagCTCCGAGCTCATCAGCCTGGAGGTCAGCTCCCCGCTCGTGCCGGACCTGACCCTCATCGACCTGCCCGGCATCACCAGGGTGGCCGTGGGCGGCCAGCCCGCGGACATCGGGCACCAG ATCAAGGCGCTCATCAGGAAATACATCCAGAGGCAGGAGACCATCAACCTGGTCGTGGTCCCCAGCAACGTGGACATCGCCACCACCGAGGCGCTGAGCATGGCCCAGGAGGTGGACCCCGATGGGGACAGGACCATTG GCATCCTGACGAAGCCTGACCTGGTGGACAGGGGCACGGAGGACAAGGTGGTGGACGTGGCGCGGAACCTCGTGTTCCACCTGAAGAAGGGCTACACGGTGGTGAAGTGCCGCGGGCAGCAGGACATCCAGGAGCGGCTGAGCCTGGAGCAGGCCCTGCAGAGGGAGCGGGCCTTCTTCCAGGAGCACCCCCACTTCAG GGTTCTTctggaggagggcagggccaCGGTGCCCAGCCTGGCCGAGAGACTGAGCACCGAGCTGATTGAACACATCTGT AAAACGCTGCCCCTGTTGGAGAAGCAGATCAAGCAGAACCACGAGCAGTGCACGGAGGAGCTGCAGAAGTTCGGCGTGGACATCCCCGAGGACGACAGCGACAGGCTGCTCTTCCTGATTGAC AAAATCAACGCATTTAATCAGGACATCACTGCCCTCAttcaaggggaggaggtcgtccgGGAGAACGAAACCCGGCTGTTCACCAAGCTGAGGGCCGAGTTCTGCAAATGGGAGAGCGTGATCGAGAAGAATTTCAAGGCAG GTTCTAGTAACATCCGGAACCAACTGTGGAAGTTTGAAAACCAGTACCGTGGCCGAGAGCTGCCGGGATTTGTGAACTTTAAGACGTTTGAGACGATTGTGAAACAGCACATCAGAGCCCTAGAGTTGCCGGCTCAGGACATGCTGCACAGGGtgacag ACATGGTGCGCGCCGCCTTCACAGATGTGtcagagagaaacttccatgagTTCTTCAACCTGCACAAGACCACCAAG TCCAAAATCGAGGACATCCGCCTGGAACAGGAGAAGGAGGCCGAGCGCGAGATCCGGCTGCACTTCCGGGTGGAGCAGGTCGTCTACTGCCAGGACCAGGTGTACCGGGGCGCGCTGAAGAAGGTCCGGGAGGCGGAGGCCGAGGAGGAGAAGAAGTCTCAGAGGTTCCGCGGCTCCTCCTCCGGACTCGGCTCCTCCCAGGACTCCTGCTCCTTGGCCGAAATCATCGAGCACCTGGTGGCCTACTACCAG GAGACGGGCAGCCGCCTGTCCAGCCTGGTCCCGATGCTCGTGCAGTTCTTCGTGCTGCAGTCCTAcgggcaggagctgcagaagtccatgctgcagctgctgcacaACAAGGAGAACTGCGGCTGGCTGCTGAGAGAGCGCAGCGACACCAGCACCAAGAGGAGGTTCCTGAAGGAGCGGCTGGCGcggctggcccaggcccggcgCCGGCTCGCCAAGTTCCCGGGCTGA